AATAGGGCGTTTTGCTGAGTCACCCCTTAGTAAAACATCAGGCGACGTAAGCCAAAGGCTAGAACCGTGACCGCACAGGCGATCGCTAACTGCCCTGGTAAAGGATGGAGAGAATAGAGAAAAATCTCTTGCAGAAACGAGCCCGATGTTGCCGTCAGCCAACCACCCCAACGGGCGATCGCTAAATAGCTGATGCCTACCACATGAATGGTCAACAAACCGCTGACACAACTGAGCGCTAACGACTCTAGGCGAGGCGGCATTTGAAAAGCTAAGGATCCACAAACCCACGCCCCTGGCACAAACCCCAATAGATAGCCAAAGGTGGGAGATTGCACATAGCCAAAGCCACCGCCTTGGGTGAAAATATCCAGCCAGGTGAGCCCCAGCGCTAGGTAGGCCAACTGGGACATGAGTCCTGCATTTTTTCCCC
The window above is part of the Candidatus Obscuribacterales bacterium genome. Proteins encoded here:
- a CDS encoding biotin transporter BioY, whose protein sequence is GKNAGLMSQLAYLALGLTWLDIFTQGGGFGYVQSPTFGYLLGFVPGAWVCGSLAFQMPPRLESLALSCVSGLLTIHVVGISYLAIARWGGWLTATSGSFLQEIFLYSLHPLPGQLAIACAVTVLAFGLRRLMFY